Proteins from a genomic interval of Haloplasma contractile SSD-17B:
- a CDS encoding histidinol-phosphatase: protein MKTNYHTHVYRCGHATGDVKDYVEKAIEEEYKEIGISDHAPMPKYLTDRMKMYELEDYIDDIHYCREHYSNQIKIYSGLEIEYFDDLHDYYEKLVDKFDYLILAIHQFKLDHKLINTYKMKTEAEVEQYFKTLIKGIETDYFKFVAHPDLFAYRLNWTPKMETLTHELASVLEEKNIIIEFNANGIRRGNRTIEGEKRIAYPYKPFWDVIKKYDIDILINSDCHDPLFLNDEYDHKAKELAEKWGLQIIHFLFEK from the coding sequence ATGAAAACGAACTATCATACTCATGTTTACCGTTGTGGCCATGCAACAGGTGACGTAAAAGATTACGTAGAAAAAGCAATAGAAGAAGAATATAAAGAGATTGGAATTTCTGATCATGCACCAATGCCTAAATACTTAACAGATCGGATGAAAATGTATGAATTAGAAGATTATATCGATGATATTCATTATTGTAGAGAACATTATAGTAATCAAATTAAAATTTATTCTGGTCTTGAAATTGAGTATTTTGACGACTTGCACGATTATTATGAAAAATTAGTAGACAAGTTTGATTATTTAATCTTAGCCATTCATCAATTTAAACTAGATCATAAACTTATTAACACCTATAAAATGAAAACAGAGGCTGAAGTAGAACAGTATTTTAAAACGTTAATAAAAGGAATTGAAACTGACTATTTTAAATTTGTCGCTCATCCTGATTTATTTGCTTATCGATTAAATTGGACACCTAAAATGGAAACGTTAACTCACGAATTAGCCTCTGTTTTAGAAGAAAAAAATATTATTATAGAGTTCAATGCAAATGGAATTAGAAGAGGAAACAGAACAATCGAAGGAGAAAAACGGATTGCTTACCCCTATAAACCATTCTGGGATGTTATTAAAAAATACGATATAGATATCCTTATAAACTCTGATTGTCATGACCCATTATTCTTAAATGACGAGTATGATCATAAAGCAAAAGAATTAGCTGAAAAATGGGGATTACAAATAATTCATTTCTTATTTGAAAAATGA